Part of the Henckelia pumila isolate YLH828 chromosome 2, ASM3356847v2, whole genome shotgun sequence genome is shown below.
gtggcactccaggacattggtcacatatttgtcgaacccctgagcacctatgtaagctctataaagaatcgacaaaggggaaaggaaaagagacaaaTTTTATAATGACCaattaattggttcaactagtttcaatgctgcagattttttgaatgatttcgaagacattgattaaaagattggtgagactagattgtaacaaatttgtatttttcatgcattcttgtattataaagcatgttatattttgcatttgtattgtacttaatttttctttattgcatttttgtgaagtttgatatggaaaatgctatgagcaaacatggaaataatatcatggaaatttgcataccggatagtggtacaacgcacactattctgcgagatgaaaaatattttatggaaataaaaccaacaaaaacaatggtgaataccatatcaggtcctgtagacttgattgaaggttgtgatAAAGCAtaatttttgttaccaaatggtaaaaatttttggataaatgatgctttatattcatcacaatcgaaaagaaatttgttgagttttaatgacatatattctcatggatatgatactgagacgatagctgatggaaatcagaaatatatgtgtcttaccacatataaattaggaaataaatatgtggttgaaaaattatcaaagctccctactggattgcattatacacaaggtcaatcgaatcaaatatggtggttaataattcttcaatattaaccaattgacatgatcgattgggacatcctggttcaattaTGATgcaaagaattattgaaaatacacatggtcatccattgaaagaccagaagatctttcagaataataagtttcaatgtaaagcatgttctcttggaaaacttattataagaccatcaccagctaaaatccaaacagaatcactcatatttcttgaacgtattcagggtgatatttgtgggccaattcatccaccatgtggaccacttcgatattttatggtattgatcgatgcctccagcagatggtcacatgtatgcttattgtcaactcggaatgtggcatttacaagattaatggctcaaataataaaattgcgaaatcaatttcccgattatacaatcaaaaaaataagacttgataatgctggagaatttacttcccaaactttcaatgactattgtatgtcaatgggaattaatgttgaacatcatgttgctaatgttcatacacagaatggattagctgaatcattgattaaacgtctacaactgattgctagaccaatgattatgaaaacaaaactccctatttctatatggaaacatgcaattttacatgctgcgacATTAATTCGCAttagaccaagtgcatatcataaattctctctattgcaacttgcatttggtaaagaaccaaatatttctcatctgagaatttttggatgtatggtgtatgtgcctattacaccacctcaacgatcaaaaatgggtcctcaaagaaaaatcggtatttatatcggttatgatagcccatcaatcattcgatatatTGAGCCTCAGataggcgatgtgtttacagcacgctttgctgattgtcattttaatgaagaaatctttccAATGTtaggggagaaaagaaacacatcgaaaaggaaatcacatggtatgtaccatcattgttacatttggatccaaggaccaaacaatgtgagaaagatgtacaacaaattgtgcacttgcaaagaattgcaaatcaaattccagatgcatttgcagacacaaaaggggtaacaaaatcatatatacatgttgtaaatgcccctgctcgaattgaaattcgaaagaaacaaattgaagacactcatgatgtcataaaacgcttgaagcgtggaaggccagtcggttccaaggataaaaatcctaggaaaaaaaggcatagagaaatatgatgatcataaaatagaaaatggtgtttcagaagaaacacctgatgatgaaaatattctgtcagaaccacaaactgacgagaatcgtgaaatctctatcaattatattaatactggaaaaatatggaaccgaaaagatatagaagatattgatgagatattttcttataatatggcatgtgacatcataaataaaaatgaggatcatgaaccaaaatattTTGGAGAATGTAAAATTCGTCATGATTGgaccaaatggaaagatgtcatccagattgaattggattcgctaaataaacgtaatgtttttggacctatagtcctcacacctaaaggtgtaaaacctgttggatacagatgagtttttattcgaaagtgaaatgagaaaaatgaaataacaagatataaagctagacttgttgcacaaggtttttctcaaaggcctgaaattgattatgaagaaacgtattttCCTGTCATGGATGCAATTaagtttcgatatttgattagtttggccgtgtctaaaaatttgaaaatgtgttttatggatgttgttacagcttacttatacggatcacttgatagtgatatatacatgaaaatctctgaaggatttaagatgtctgAAACAAagagttcaaaacccagagaattttattctgtaaaattgcaaagatcattatatgggttgaagcaatccggccgaatgtggtataatcggctaagtgagcacttgatgaaaaagggatatgtaaatgatccaatatgcccttgtgttttcatcaagaaaacaacattcggatgtgtaattattgttgtatatgttgatgatttaaatatcattggaacgaataaagaaatacaagaagttatgatgtacttgaaagaagaattcgaaatgaaggatcttggaaaaaccaagtattgcttgggtttgcaaattgaacaaaaagaatgtggaatttttgttcaccagacaaattatacagaaaaaatccttaaatattttaatatggataaatcaaatcaattaagtactccaatggttgtaagatcattaaacatagaaaaggatccatttcatccatgtgaagatgatgaagttattcttggtccagaagtaccatatctaagtgtcattggtgcccttatgtatcttgcaaattgcactagacctgatatatatTTTGctataaatttattggcaatattcagttcatatccaacaaagaggcactgaaatggaattaaacatatattctgttatctacgaggaacgacagatttgagacttttgtactcaaaagacaccaatcaaagtatcattggttatgctgatgctggatatttatctgatccacataaggcacgttcccaaccggatatgtatttactcgtggaggcacagTAATTttttggcgttcacagaaacaaacactagtaacaaattcatcaaatcacgccgagattattgcgctacatgaagcaagtcgtgaatgtgtttggctaaaatcaatgacacaacatatccaaacttcttgtggattatcagtaaacAAGAATCATGTGacgctgtatgaagataatgttgcatgtattgctcaaatgaaagaaggatacatcaaaagtgacagaaccaaacatatccccccaaagttctttgtctgcactcaagagcttgagaagaataaatatattgatatctgttgcattcaatcaagtgagaactcatcagatctcttcacaaaggcgctTCCTACGACAATATTCAaaaagcatatatataatattgggatgcgaAATCTACAGCGTATGTGAAGAATCGATCgtattaacatgagggggagtttacgtggctgcactctttttttcttactatggtttttatcccactgggtttttcctagtaaggtttttaacgagacaGTATACAAGCACGTAatatcatgatcatcatcacaagggggagtattggaaattatatattaaaattagattaaaaattattgtgatggtgatatgatgatattttaatttttgattatgtaatggatgacatatttatttttggacatttctcaattgaggatctataaatagacctcaaCATTTGTGAAGAAATTACACAAGTTTAGAGAGAAGATTTTATAAGTGTTtgatttgatatatattttgagttttagagtttttagtttttatcataaatttttacttttcacaacaATAGCATTGTTATTGatgataataatttttaaaaatgaattttagaGAACTATACTTTGAGCCCACCTTCCTTCGGATTGGGGCTTCTGAGACTTTTTGTGGACTAAACATTGGAGTATCTGCACACGGCCTTATGATTATGTGTCCAATCTTCCAATCGATCCAAATCGTATGTGGGCCTTGTTTTGGCCCAAGAAATTGGAAAATATTTTAGGGTAAATAAATCACTAGTCATTCgattcaaattcaaaacatcacattttaaatgaaatataaagaaaaaattataaaaataaattatataattcggttgaaaaaaaaaagagacaaTAAAGTAAATAATTGAAGTACTTGACTGATAGTTCAGTTGGACGGCCCCCCGGAGTAGAATTAGACTACAAGTACGAGGGTAAAAGGTACATCCATATTTACAACCCTACGTACATGCATTTACATGGGAAAGACAATTTCTTAATCTCAAGGCCCCTCTCCATTCCTCCATCGAAATATAAATACAAGTGCCTGAATCGGAATCAAATCCTCTGCTCCAGTTCGTGCTATATATTCTTTTACCTATAAAATAAAGGTATCATAGGTAAAAGATGGAACGAGACCACAGAAAAAACTACGACAATTTGGATACATATAACATGCTAGAAATGCCAAACAATAAATCATTATGATGTTTTGTATGGAATAAGATAATGAGTATGTCTATTATATGCACTGGCAGAGCCAATCTACGCACATTGGgcttgaaaaataatatatactaGCAAGTATAGCACGTGATTTTCACGCGCtcgataatttaattatttaaaaattgtaAAAACTTATCACGGaaaaaatatatgatatttttgaGATAAAGTATAGAGAAATTATAAAAACTCGTGTTGATAATTCAATATGAATTGATAAATGatgaatatgaaaaaaaatgagATAATGATGACATAGAACGTGGGGATAATTTAGTCATTTGAgatgtaaaataaaaaatatgtgtGTTAAATTTAGGGATaaaatgtgataaaattttggtgtgatttgacacacaaaaatgattaaTATAAgggatgaaaatattttatattatataatagtatAAATATGTGTGTCAATGTGTGTGCGATTCTTTACCCAaatgttaaaattttttatctGCTATTATATGTTATGATGTCGGGAGGGCCTATGCTACACCGGGTGTCCTTCACCCGGTGTGATCTTGGCCCTTTATTGGCCCGAGACCCACACCCCGAGCCTATGATGTCTACACCGGATCCAAAAAaaactataattttttattttataatttttaaactcaaattttagatttaaatttttacctggTATTATACCCAGAATACAATCTATAATCTTATATGCAATATTTTCTCCTCACGAGTTACGAGCGTCATATTCATTGATTACGAATCCTTCTAATTCATATTACTTACTATTTAATTCTCTTTATCCTATATAAAATCTAAAAACCAAAATTGAGGTTCCTTTTTTTTATTGTTCATCAATCATTCAATTGTTCTAAATTTTTTTGTCCATTTTGCAATCGGAAATGAATTAATGATTATTTTTCGAATGTAGAATTTATATTTtctatcaaaatttttttattgcagATTCTGTGTGCTCTGTTCTTCATCATTTTTTCGATTTTTATCAATTAACATGTGCTACTGATTGTATATAGATTGTGTTCGAACCTTATGAAATATTATCTCTGAATACCGAACAaccagtgtttttttttttttttttcagactTTCTTAATAATAGCATATTGTTGCTTacccttaaaaaaaaattctagttACACCCCTTCTTATGAGATGAGTATTTGCTATGAAAGCCATATTTTTAACATTAAATTAACGTGTCGCAAGAATTTTTGTGTAAAATAATAATGACCTCCTAGTCCTAGACTTGTAATTGCCATCATGAGTAATAATCCATTGATTGTGGCTGATAAATATATAATCTTAGATCAACAATAAATATGtgaaattagaattaaaatatcCAGCTTCCCACTCCTCATACTATTTTCTACTTGGCTTGGTATAAATTTCCGAGTTTTCGGGTGAGAGAGCTGGTTTCCGCTTTCTTCTTTATCCTATCACACACGGCACGCCAAGTTACCCGGAGAGAGCAGAAACTATGCAATAATGGCGGATCAAGAAAGATGAAGGAGATGAGCTGGAATTCTTGAGTTTCTTTGTGTATTTCTGCATTTTGCTGATGAATCGACGACTGGGTTGTTGATTAAATGCTCGAATTTTGTTCTCTCTTCTCTCGCCTTATGATCTTCTAGTTTCGTTTTGTTTCCTTCGGATTTCCGTTTCCGATTGACGGACTTGTTTATGTAGCAGCGAATTACATTTTTGGATGAGTTTATATTGCTGTTTTTGCCCTGTTGAAACGACTGGGTTCCTGGAATATTGTTTCTCCTTAGTTCTGGGTCATCTAAATGTAGAACCGAGAGAGATTGATCGAAGCTGGTTTTTGTTTTCTCATATCATTCTGATTTCTTTTGCCCTCGTCGAATTTTCAGCtctttgtgtgtgtgttttttgaGAGTTAATTTAGGCTCAGATTTGATTTAGGTTTGAGACATTTGTCTCCTTTTCGTAGTTTTCCCCCCTTTTTTTTCTGATTTAAGAAATTATTTTGGATAACCTGTACTCACGGATTTCGTCGCGAGGAAGCACGTTGCATTTCCTTCAACAGAGCTCTGCTATCAAGGTAATGAACATGGCCGAGacttcttgttgttgttgttgttgttgttattatctACGTGATTGCTTCATTCGATTCCCGTGATTAGTCTTGCATGCTTGAATACATTCTACTTTTTGTGTGCAGATTGTTCTGTTTTATGTACCTCAGTCGAACAATTTCGCTACTTTTCTGAGATAGATCTTGAGCATGGCTGATCTGTATTAATATGTTTATTTCGAGTAGTTCAATTTTTTTCCTTCATCTTTTGTTGTCATTGTGGTAGATGATCCTTGTTTTGTCTAGACATTTCGTCTTTTGGGATGCATTTTTGCGGTATAGGAATGAAGGTTATTGTTTTCTTTATTATAGGAGAATATCCCATATGGAAGAGAATTATTCATTCACCCCAACTCGGAGAAAAATACAGTACCGagttttttctttttatgcttTATGATTACATGAGCATGTAACTTAATTGGTTAACTAACTAGCTAATTAAGTGTAAATGTGAACTCTAAGGTTCCGTTTGGGCATGTactttaaaaacgtttttagtgTTTAATACGTCAAAAAAAtgtttggataaaatttttgaaaaatatttgttaaaAAGTGTTCTCcaagtatagtttttaaaaaacatttgaGACTTGTTTTTAGAATGGAATTAAGGAAGACAAAAGATAAACAACATTACTTTTTAAAcgttaaaatgtttttatataatagttgttcaaacacatttattcttgaaacagcttttaaaacattttacaaaagtttttaaaacacacttttatAAAACGTTTTATAAGTACATGTTCAAACGGAAACTAATATTCTTGGAGTATATGTTATTTTGCCAAAAAAATATTGTGCATGTTTTATGGTTAGGGAGCTCAGCAGTAATGCAATATTCTTGGTGACATTTGTTTAATGTTGTATAATTGAGGATTAAAAGTGACAGTCTATTTATTTACTTAGTTAAATTGTCCTTCATGCTGTATATACCGGTGGTGTTATGCTTTGAATTTTTGTTGTCTACCTTGTTTGCGGCGATAAGTTTCTATGGTTGGTGCATCTGTTCTGACTCTGATAACACCTTTTGTTTGACACCACAGTATAGTGAGTTTGATTTCCAAGGATTAGTTTGGTCGATGGATCCATGAAAGCAAAAGTGTTTTTGTTCCCTTCTTTAGACTTTAGATCTAATTATTTAAAGATTGATGCATTAGCTATTTTGGTGTGTTTACTGTCAAATAACTCGAAATTGTTGCTTTCTATCTCCGTAGCTTGCTAAAATGTATGACTGTTACAATTTACTGGAGTAAAGTTTTCTCATGGTCTTTGATATAgtcttgtttgatttttttattttccccAGCGTCTCGATAACAGTTACATCATATTATCTGTAAGAGTATGAGCTTTTGCTATGAATTGCTGTCTTGCATACTAATATTGGTATTTGCCCTACACATTTGGGTGATTAGTATGATAAGTGACATTGAGGGCATGATGCCAATGAGTGGTGAAGATTCACCATTAGAGGATGCAAATGATGGAGGAAGCATGGGCGGAAATGTTTCACTGAAAAAGGGTCCCTGGACTACTGCTGAGGACGCAATTTTGGTTGAATATGTTACCAAGCACGGAGAGGGGAACTGGAATGCAATTCAGAGGCATGTGGGGCTTGCCCGCTGTGGAAAAAGTTGTCGTTTGAGGTGGGCAAATCACCTTAGACCTGATTTGAAAAAAGGTGCATTTACTTTAGAGGAAGAGAACCTTATAATTGAACTTCATGCCAAAATGGGAAATAAGTGGGCTAAAATGGCTGCTGAGGTATGCTTTAGTTCTCTGTAATGTTTTCACTTAGTACAAAATATTTACCTTTGGTCTATATGTTGCTGGTTGGATGTCCTACTTATTACTTTTAGTTTTTCATATACTTCCACTTAATTATTTTAGTGTTTAGGACGTAGAAAGGAGCTGCAATGTATATTTGATGTCTGTTTATGATATGCTACCCTGTTATCCATTTGTGTGTGGTCTTTTCAGTCTACTCGTGCCGATATTCTACTTTCTACGCGTGATGTGGGCATATATGCTAATATGCTAATGGTTTGCACTAAATGAACGGAGTACTCTATATAGTATGACGGTGTCCTGTTATCCATTTATCATTGGTATTTTCATTCTAGTCATATAGACACTCTATCCCTTTATATGTGATAAAATAGATATGCTAATATGCTAATGTTTACCCTTAAATGAGCGTTGTATGATGGCTCCATTATTTTTGAAGAGCTTCAGTGCTATTTTACTGATTTTCTTGGGTTCATTCGTCCCGTCGTATTCCTTTTGTGTTTAGTTACCTGGGCGCACAGACAATGAGATCAAGAACTACTGGAACACAAGAATCAAAAGAAGGCAACGAGCCGGGTTACCAATCTATCCACCTGATTTGCATATGCAGTTATTTAATGCGAACCAACAAAATGATGATGGTAATGCATTCTCATCTATGGAAGATTTTGACTCATTGTCATTTAACAACTCGGAGATTCCAGAATTCAAAGGTTTTGACCTCAATCAGCAGTTGTATTCTGTTAACAGCCAGCTAGCACCAGATCAATACTTTTCTTACCCAAACGAGTCTCGTTTCTCAATATCACATCAATCCAAACATCCTCCAGGGTCTGAATGTTTGTTTCATGGTTTAAATCCGGTTGTCAGTAACATCATCCCAGACTTTAGTCAACATCACTATGATGGTTATTTGCCAACTTCCCATTCTTTTCATTTCTCCTCTGCATATGATTACAATTCAATTTCTTATAATGGATCATCCGCAAGTGCACTTCCTGGCAGCCATGCCATATTAAATGGCAAACGTTCTTCTTCTTCGGAGCCTGCTTGGGCAACGAAGCTGGAGCTCCCTTCACTCCAAACTGAAATGGGTAGTTGGAGCTCACCCTCTACCCCTTTGCCTTCCCTTGACTCTGTTGACACATTAATTCAAACCCCTCCAAATGAATCATGCAATCCGGCATGTAGTCTGTCACCGCGAAACAGTGGACTACTGGATGCAGTACTTTACGAATCACAAGCTATGAAAATCCCAAAGAAGAACAGTCACCAGCAGACTTCAGATGCTTCTGGCATGGACGACGATTATATAGTGGATACTTCATCTCAGGATCTCCAAAAGACGGTATGGGAACCATATGGTGTATCAGTTTCTCCCTCAAGCCATTCTTCTCATGCGGTGTTCAATGAAAGTACCCCAATCAATGGGAATTCATGGGATGAATTCAAATCTATCGAGGTCGTGCCAGGTCTCAATGCTTTACTTCTTTTGCTTCACCTTAGTTTGTATTTCCTTGTGGAAATATTCTGTTATCATTtctatttctcttcttttttcaGATTTTGATTTCAAGCTGTGCTAACGCAATTGCTCTTTTATTTGAAGGATACAAAGAAATGGAAGTGTCCCACCTGGCGCCAATGTCACACAATTCCTACAGACACAGAACAAGCAGCTTGATTTTCGCGAGGCCTGATTTCTTACTTTCCACAAATGCTTTTGGTCTTAATAAAAAACCATATCAAGGACACCATTCCTTgcttaaaacatgcaatcaggAATGATTCATCAGCTCTCGACCAATGTTATTAGGTTCACGTGTACAATTCTTGTGCTTGGAATATTGCTACACATCTTGTACATGCCTTTTGACAGTTTTTCTGTTTTCCTTTTGTTACTGACATTGAGATACTCGGGATGTAATGACTCGGTAATTCACGAACAATTCCGCGCTGTTTGTTTATGAAATCTTTACACTTTGTGTTTCACGTGATTCTTTGTCACTCCACGGAATCAATATCATCTCTGCTTTTATACATGACGTTGCATTTGCAGTTTTGCGATTCCAAGTACAAAAATCATGACAATCCCATATTTCTCCCGCTAGGAGACTTTAAAACACGTTAATTGGAACTTGCTGCATGAAAAGTCTCAGTTTATGGGGAAAGAGAATGAACTGCATGTGTGAGGCGTTGCATGAATTATCGACCCATGAAATTATGCAAGATAGCTTTCATTCACATTAAGATATATTCACATCCAAATTCCAATCTCTTCAATAATGGCATCTCCAGCAGTAAGCAGTGATTTATTCACCATCACCAAAACAGTACTGGTTTCCCTCCTGATTCTTTATCTAATCCTCATTTCACTTTTCAATACACAAAACCCTCATCTCTTCTTGATCAAATGGACTTCACCTTCTCCACCCCTTTCCACAACCTCGAACAAGCAGCACGACTCTCCGACCAATCTCAGCCACGTAGTTTTCGGGCTAATGGGATCCCTGAAAACATGGCCTCACAGAAGAGGATACATAGAATCTTGGTGGAGACCAAACAAGACAAGAGGCTACGTCTATTTAGACAGACCCCCCACCCCTAACATTCTCCCATGGCCTCAAACCTCCCCACCTTACCGAATAGTCGATAACCTCTCGGACCTATTTCGACACACGAAACCTCGTATTGAGCTCATGCCTAGGATGGTACATGGGATTCTTGAGCTTTTCAGGGAGGAACACGAGAACATGAGGTGGATTGTGATGGGAGACGATGATTCGATCTTTTTTGTGGATAATATAGTTGATGTTCTTGCAGGATATGATCACACAAAGTATTACTATCTCGGGTGGCATTCGGAAAGCGTCTTGCCGAATTATTGGTTCTCGTTTAATCAGGCTTTTGGAGGTGGTGGGATTGCACTGAGTTTCCCTTTGGCCAGAGCTTTGGTTAGAGACATGGACGGGTGTTTGATTCGGTACGCAGGGAGTAGTTCAGCTGATTTGATTACGATGACTTGTATTGCTGATATTGGAGTCAATCTCACTCCCCATAAAGGGATGCATCAGGTACATATATGCATGCATGCTTTTAGTTCCAAGAAATCTCAAAAACAATCTGGTATAGTGAAAGTTTATTCCATATGGTTTCAGTCATATCCTACAGTATATATATTCTTGAGTCTACTTTTGGTTGCAGGTGGATTTAAGGGGCGATTTCTCGGGATATCTGTCAGCACACCCAAAAGCACCCCTAATGATCTTCCACCACTTCGATGCAATGGATCCCATCTTCCCGTCCAAGGACCGTTTCGAATCCACGCGCCACCTCATGAAGGCGGCTGATGCGGACCAATCCCGCTTGCTGCAGCAAACCATATGCTACCACCGCCGGAGCAACTGGTCTATCTCCGTCTCTTGGGGCTACTCGGCGCATATCTATGAAAGAATTCTCCCTCGAagctacctgcaactgcccatAGAGACGTTTCGGCCGTCGGCCAAAGGTCCCAAGCCCCCTTTCTTCATGTTCAACACACGGCCAAGATCCAGTGATCCTTGTGAAGCTCCTCATGTTTTCTTCTTTGAGTCCATTTACAGGAGCTTTTCGGGTGATGAATTTGTTACGAATTATCTGCGAGCCACGCCACGGGGATTGCCGGCTTGTTCGTCAGCTGGGAATCATTCTGCGGATTATATATTTAAGATTCAGGTGTTTTCTCCAGCAAAAAAACATCTTCAGGTGCGTATACATATACGTACATGCATGTGATTTTATGATCATTCAACGTATTAATTAAGTTAAGTTGCATGTATTTGTTAATCATTTAATGTTCTTGCACAGGTGGATAGAAGCGAGTGCTGTGATATCGTGGGGTTAGATGATTCCAAGGCAGATATCAAATTTCGGGAGTGTGGGATTGACGAGATTATTGCTTAGTtacttttaaataaaatttcttgTTGGAATTAAATATTAGGAGAAAAAGTCGTTTTTATCCTTTATCTTTACCTGTTTTCTCCTTTAGTTTTTTAACTAGTTAAACTTTTATATTGGTCttctaaattttatattttggttATATTGGTCCGCTTTTCATCGGAATATCTAATTTTTATCAAAAATTGTTGACTAGACAACAAAATTCGATAGATGTTACTTTTCAATTTGAAAGATAATCATTTCTAATTTGAATGTCacctaattttataaatttcggtttgttaatagaataaatatgtgtataaatttttaaaaaactaacAAAATCAAAAGTAAAAAAGTGTGGACTTCAATtagaattttttaattatatcaaCTTTTggaatgatttttgtttttctgTTTGAAAAATGGTTTCTTCCCCAATCCAAAAACAAGAAAGAATTATTGTTTGGCTggattgatttatttttagatTCGCTTTTGAATCAGAAATGACAAGGTTAAAGAAATGTGATTATAAGCATTATAGCTCCTGTTTTTCTCATGAAAGATGAagaattaatttttaaactcaAATACAAACCTCTAATAGTTGGATCTTCATTGCGATTTTTTGGTACGATTTGATTTTTATTCATGTGTAAATGGTGCCTTTTCTTTAGGGTTTTTGAGGGATCGTTTTATCTGAGCTGGTGTTGTTGATTGTGGTAGAAAGATATAAGAAACGTGTTTATCACTTCTATTTTTTGTATTTGCTTATTATtaatattgttgttgttgttgttattattgttgttatttATAATTCGGTTTTAATAGAGTGAAATTTAGGTAACATTTCAAATAAGATGATAtcctttcaaattttaaaatcacataaatttcttgaaaaattaaatatttcggTAAAAATCGGACCAAAATAGCTCgaacttaaaatttaaaagaccAATACAGAACTTTGACTAGTTAAAGGACTAAAAGAGAAAACAAGTCACCAAAATGGTTTTTTTTCCTTAAATATTGGTTCTaacttctaactctaagaaatatattttagaagcgtGTGAACCCGTATGACTTTAAAGAGGTATAACT
Proteins encoded:
- the LOC140881846 gene encoding transcription factor GAMYB-like isoform X3, with translation MSFCYELLSCILILVFALHIWVISMISDIEGMMPMSGEDSPLEDANDGGSMGGNVSLKKGPWTTAEDAILVEYVTKHGEGNWNAIQRHVGLARCGKSCRLRWANHLRPDLKKGAFTLEEENLIIELHAKMGNKWAKMAAELPGRTDNEIKNYWNTRIKRRQRAGLPIYPPDLHMQLFNANQQNDDGNAFSSMEDFDSLSFNNSEIPEFKGFDLNQQLYSVNSQLAPDQYFSYPNESRFSISHQSKHPPGSECLFHGLNPVVSNIIPDFSQHHYDGYLPTSHSFHFSSAYDYNSISYNGSSASALPGSHAILNGKRSSSSEPAWATKLELPSLQTEMGSWSSPSTPLPSLDSVDTLIQTPPNESCNPACSLSPRNSGLLDAVLYESQAMKIPKKNSHQQTSDASGMDDDYIVDTSSQDLQKTVWEPYGVSVSPSSHSSHAVFNESTPINGNSWDEFKSIEDTKKWKCPTWRQCHTIPTDTEQAA
- the LOC140878586 gene encoding uncharacterized protein, which codes for MASPAVSSDLFTITKTVLVSLLILYLILISLFNTQNPHLFLIKWTSPSPPLSTTSNKQHDSPTNLSHVVFGLMGSLKTWPHRRGYIESWWRPNKTRGYVYLDRPPTPNILPWPQTSPPYRIVDNLSDLFRHTKPRIELMPRMVHGILELFREEHENMRWIVMGDDDSIFFVDNIVDVLAGYDHTKYYYLGWHSESVLPNYWFSFNQAFGGGGIALSFPLARALVRDMDGCLIRYAGSSSADLITMTCIADIGVNLTPHKGMHQVDLRGDFSGYLSAHPKAPLMIFHHFDAMDPIFPSKDRFESTRHLMKAADADQSRLLQQTICYHRRSNWSISVSWGYSAHIYERILPRSYLQLPIETFRPSAKGPKPPFFMFNTRPRSSDPCEAPHVFFFESIYRSFSGDEFVTNYLRATPRGLPACSSAGNHSADYIFKIQVFSPAKKHLQVDRSECCDIVGLDDSKADIKFRECGIDEIIA
- the LOC140881846 gene encoding transcription factor GAMYB-like isoform X1 codes for the protein MSFCYELLSCILILVFALHIWVISMISDIEGMMPMSGEDSPLEDANDGGSMGGNVSLKKGPWTTAEDAILVEYVTKHGEGNWNAIQRHVGLARCGKSCRLRWANHLRPDLKKGAFTLEEENLIIELHAKMGNKWAKMAAELPGRTDNEIKNYWNTRIKRRQRAGLPIYPPDLHMQLFNANQQNDDGNAFSSMEDFDSLSFNNSEIPEFKGFDLNQQLYSVNSQLAPDQYFSYPNESRFSISHQSKHPPGSECLFHGLNPVVSNIIPDFSQHHYDGYLPTSHSFHFSSAYDYNSISYNGSSASALPGSHAILNGKRSSSSEPAWATKLELPSLQTEMGSWSSPSTPLPSLDSVDTLIQTPPNESCNPACSLSPRNSGLLDAVLYESQAMKIPKKNSHQQTSDASGMDDDYIVDTSSQDLQKTVWEPYGVSVSPSSHSSHAVFNESTPINGNSWDEFKSIEVVPGYKEMEVSHLAPMSHNSYRHRTSSLIFARPDFLLSTNAFGLNKKPYQGHHSLLKTCNQE
- the LOC140881846 gene encoding transcription factor GAMYB-like isoform X2, which encodes MISDIEGMMPMSGEDSPLEDANDGGSMGGNVSLKKGPWTTAEDAILVEYVTKHGEGNWNAIQRHVGLARCGKSCRLRWANHLRPDLKKGAFTLEEENLIIELHAKMGNKWAKMAAELPGRTDNEIKNYWNTRIKRRQRAGLPIYPPDLHMQLFNANQQNDDGNAFSSMEDFDSLSFNNSEIPEFKGFDLNQQLYSVNSQLAPDQYFSYPNESRFSISHQSKHPPGSECLFHGLNPVVSNIIPDFSQHHYDGYLPTSHSFHFSSAYDYNSISYNGSSASALPGSHAILNGKRSSSSEPAWATKLELPSLQTEMGSWSSPSTPLPSLDSVDTLIQTPPNESCNPACSLSPRNSGLLDAVLYESQAMKIPKKNSHQQTSDASGMDDDYIVDTSSQDLQKTVWEPYGVSVSPSSHSSHAVFNESTPINGNSWDEFKSIEVVPGYKEMEVSHLAPMSHNSYRHRTSSLIFARPDFLLSTNAFGLNKKPYQGHHSLLKTCNQE